In the Methylomonas rhizoryzae genome, one interval contains:
- a CDS encoding integrase domain-containing protein, whose amino-acid sequence MEDIKREHVMAYGQALKARVERNELKASTAQLYVSAVNSIMTSATQGEWQTVSPTRDCGIPKRRYIPETSKAMPQLQHEQLQISVDDERITVLLNLQRTLGLRFKEYRPCWMHKKHFAKHNGKTASPSLAAPKAANGATCQYLRKPWWHWNKQPTCRTEHR is encoded by the coding sequence ATGGAAGACATTAAACGCGAGCACGTGATGGCTTATGGCCAGGCGTTGAAAGCTAGGGTGGAACGCAACGAATTGAAAGCCTCGACTGCGCAACTGTATGTCTCGGCAGTCAACAGCATCATGACGTCTGCAACGCAAGGTGAATGGCAGACGGTCAGTCCAACGCGTGATTGCGGCATACCCAAGCGGCGCTACATTCCGGAAACCAGCAAAGCCATGCCACAGTTGCAGCACGAACAGTTGCAAATCAGCGTCGACGACGAACGCATTACCGTCTTGCTCAATCTGCAACGGACATTAGGCTTGCGTTTCAAGGAATATCGGCCTTGCTGGATGCACAAAAAGCACTTCGCCAAGCACAACGGGAAGACCGCATCACCGTCTTTAGCGGCACCAAAGGCGGCAAACGGCGCCACGTGCCAGTATCTGCGGAAGCCTTGGTGGCATTGGAACAAGCAGCCGACCTGCAGGACGGAGCATCGATGA